Sequence from the Salvia hispanica cultivar TCC Black 2014 unplaced genomic scaffold, UniMelb_Shisp_WGS_1.0 HiC_scaffold_532, whole genome shotgun sequence genome:
CAATAAGAGCAAGCTTGTGCATTCGATCATGAGGCATGTTGCTGAGACCATGAGCGTTGATCTTGaggtttgttttttgttttggattgATTTGTGTTGAAAAATTGTGTGTTTGGATTGGAAAAACCTAATTGCTTGCGTTGCTGTTGTGAAATTGAGTGAATTAAGTGATTTCGCGTGGTTCTCCTTTGTCTTCTGTTGAATTTGTGTGGAATTCGAAGAGGCTTGCAAATGTTCTGTAGAATTGTAGCTTTGAATGTGTAATTATTTGGTAGGTTtagttgaaaatttgtgtgTTTGGATTGGAAAACCTAATTGATTGCGTTGCTATTGTGAAATTGAGTGAATTAAGTGATTACGAAGAGGTTAGTAAACTGGTGCTTTCAAATTTTCTGTAGAATAGTAGCTTtgaatgtataattatttGGTAGGTTTAGTTaaagaaattgtgttattgAATTAACCATGTTGTATTCTAGTTTAGCATTCAAATTGAGCTTTAGTTTGTTTTGATGACTCATCAAAAGGAATTATTTATGGTACAAGACAAATTCAATATTCCATATTTGATCATAATGATTTAATGTTTGATtagtatttaatgaaataactCAAGGTTTTATATACTGACTTAGGTAGCTAGATCTCTGGCTCATTGTTCAGTAAATTATCTGCTGATACTAATATGCTGTTTTGATGGTTTGATTAGAATTGAATATCTCAAGATATTATGGCTTGTTGCTTGAGTGAAAACAAGATTGCTGATCGTACAGTAACTGAAGTAGTTCTGTGATCTTTCATATTGTTTTTAAAGAAGTTGATAACAAAGTAGGTAGAGAATTGGATAAACAGAAATTGTTGGAAGTTTATGATGGAAAAAGTGGATGAAGCTGTAGAACTGTTTAGTTTGCTGCGTCACGTAGTGTCCCTGATACGTTCGCACCAATATTGACCTGAAACTGAGCAGCAAAACACCAATAAGAACTGGAACTACAATGAGAGAATTGCAGGAATTACAGAACGATAAAGTGAATAACAACTCCTAAGGATCACTGATCCATAGGCCACAGATCATCACACAATCAACATGATTCTAGCGGTCCCCCCCTTCCTCCTTATATAATCGCATATGCCGTTAACCTCATATGCACGACGTCAATAACAGATCACACCGTCACTTTCCTCCGTCACCCTTCATGCTGACTCGGATATCACATGTgcctttatttcttgcttaTTCTTCACGTGCTCAATTACTCTAGGATGCATGCACACACGTCCCCTCTCAGTAGAGCATGCATCACTGATCCATAGGCCACAGATCATCACACAATCAACATGATTCTAGCGGTCCCCCCCTTCCTCCTTATATAATCGCATATGCCGTTAACCTCATATGCACGACGTCAATAACAGATCACACCGTCACTTTCCTCCGTCACCCTTCATGCTGACTCGGATATCACATGTgcctttatttcttgcttaTTCTTCACGTGCTCAATTACTCTAGGATGCATGCACACACGTCCCCTCTCAGTAGAGCATGCATCAGTCCCCTGCCCCATTTCTTTGTctgattttgtttatattaattgaaactTAACCAGTCTTCAAGCTTAGTAGTGTTTGTATCTATTTATAATTCCagtattttataatgtttGAATTGATAGTGTACACTCATAAACTCTTTACCAGCCTCACCTCATGGTCATGATAGTATTACAATTAACAGAGCTCATTAGTTTCACATGTTAATTCGGAGTGTGTTGGAATGATGGTGTATTTGTGAAAGTAGGATGTATTATTATCTGTAGAATGATATTTTTCAGGTGTATTATTTAGTTGGTTCGTGCCTATTTAACTCATGGTATGATTGTCAGCATATTTGGCTGTATATTGGTGCTATTAACTTCATTTGCTTGTAAGATATGTAGTGTGTTCTCTGTTAGATGAACTGTATGGTTTGGTAAATCTTGAATTAGTTTCATCTCCAAATAGCTGGAAAGAGTACCTATGGTTATTTAAGTTTCTTTTGCTACTTTCTATGTTTTGTCGACACTCAGTGACGCAAAGATATATCCATCCCATTCCGTGATATATCTTAACATGCATTTTTCACTAATGGCATGTATATTGTGGTAGGATCTGTATATTCATGTTGGCTGGCCGTTGTACAAGAAATATGGGCATGCATTTGAGGTGAGACTTAGTAtactatatataaagaaaaattgtttagAATTCCTGCCTCAAGTAGAATTATTACTATCCTTCTagtcatatatattttttaaaatacagGCATTTAAAGTGATGGTTAACGATCCCAACTCAGTTCTTGATACCCTCACTCGCGAAATCACAGAAGTTGGTCCTGATGGACAAGAGGTAGTGTTCATTCACGTTAAGACTAGCATTTATCTTCAGTCTTCCATCAGTTTTACATGCTGTTTACACGCGGTTATTCTTTTAGGTGAAGAAAGTTGTTCCTGCAATATCAGAGGAAGTCAAAGATGCTttagtgaaaaatattagGAGAAGAATGACGCCTCAACCTTTGAAGATTCGCGCAGatattgaaatgaaatgttttcaaTTTGACGGTGTTCTGCACATAAAGGTCTTCATCCTTCACTTATTCATTtgatcttttttcttcattattatGCATCTTACTCAAAGCAAAACTTCTTTAGCAAGTACTGATTTATTGGTGATGTTCACAGGAAGCAATGCGTAAAGCTGAAGCTGTTGGCAATGACGATTGTCCGGTTAAAATGAAACTTGTTGCTGCTCCAGCTTATGTCCTTACCACCCAGACTCTTGACAAGGTAATCACTTATGTATATATCTAAGAGTGTTGTGAACTAAAAATGGATTTTGTACGGTTCTAAATGCTCGTTTTTATTGTATAATGTTAGGAGCAAGGAATCACAGTGCTTACCAAGGCAATTCAAGCGTGCACTGAAGAGATTGAACgccaaaaaggaaaacttaCTGTTAAGGAACCACCAAGAGCGGTAAGCAACTTTACGCTTAATTTCAACACACCTATcaacatacatatatgtaattaACGAGTATGATTTTGTGTTCAGGTGAGCGAACGGGAGGATAAGCTACTCGCAGAACATATGGCTAAGCTAGGACAGCAAAATGAGGATGTCAGTGGTGATGAAGacagtgaagaagaagaagatactGGGATGGGTGAAATAGACCTCGAGAATTCAGGAATGGCTATTACAGAGTAACTTTACCCTACCCTCCCCCCTCTTTTGCCCTTTCAAATCTTGGAATTTGTCTACATTTTTGTTAGTTTCTCTCTTCCCCAATTTTCCAACCTTGATTCAATGGTTTCTTTTTAATTCTCTTCAATGCACATCTATAcctgaatttaaattttgtccaCAATTCTGAATCCCAATATACTTCGTTGCTTTGCGTGTGGTGCTTTGTTTACATGGGTATTGTTGGTTAAATGCTAAATAAATCCAACGCTCTTTTAAGTAGTTCCTtgctcttactttttttaggtggtgttcggttttctcgataaaataataccaagatataatctatgattgagttgtgagattattttagtcatagggggttagctatgactaatagtctcatgattatccatctaggattaagttgggGGACTAAAAACACACTACTAATTCAATCTCGGGATACAATCTTGTAAACCGAATACTCttttaaagaaattgataacAAAAGTAGGTGAAGAAGTGGATAACTAAGTTATCAAAAAGTGATACCCAGTTTAAATAAACTCGGCCCGCTTTGCCCATGTGAAAAAGCATTCCATAGTGAAGTGCGACCCTATTTGGATTGCATCATCCCTCAACTctgcttaattaattaatttgatcatttaatcataatcaaaataagattaaaaaaacattcttatattgcacaaaaacaaaaatgccattttatattttatccgTAATTAATTTAGGCTATCAAGCACCTTAGaaatagttaattaaaaacataatttatgcataaattcATGCTAATACAACCGACTGTAAAATGGCCATTTTAAAGCTAacatagtaattaattaaaaaacattaaaacatgatattatataaattcatataataacACCAATTAAATCATCATCTTGAtccttattaaaatttatactcttAATTATTTGTGTTACCAAGTATGTGTTACCATGTATAGGAATATAATCAATAAGGAATAGCAATTTCATTCTATTTGTATTCTTTACTTTCTcatcttcattccatttcTTCCTCATTTCACTCCATCATACTAAGAAGCCCATTAAAGCTCgtgataatttaattatcttaGACCATCCGCATCCATATCTCTTATTCATCTctaaccatctcatcccttaactattcatgggcccggCGATTTCCTGTACCTCTGTGgggagggacgatagtatgcatccacatcaaaatgtggtgtttggtacgccgACGGAGTCGTCGAGCCTTGGGTGCCCGACGATGAACCGGGAGTACCCAAAACGTTGTACATGTTCGCCCAATCACCAAACGAGTTCAAGTCGAACCCGGAGCCGTGGCCGGAGTTTCCATCGCCGgacatttttccaaaaattggagagaaaagagataagatatttgagagaagaatagatgagtgtagtgtttgtgtgtagaatggagaatggaagagaaatggagtatttatagaatattaaaagaaaaattaaatttttttttaaaaattcgaccgtttgaaaattttattttatatttttgaaatttcgaattttaaaaaaaaagttatgacgtcataattacGACGtccactcgcgggccggcaagtgggcgtcacgcctaGCGCCAGCGCGCGCATGGCGAGACAACTCGAGGCCGGCTCCTTCCGCGCGCGACGGGACGTCCCGTCTCGTCTGGACGAGATGCTCTTTGCAACACGGTCTCGCCGGGACGAGACCGAGCCGATGGCGAGCCGTGCTACGGATGCTCTTAGTGCCTCCTGCACCGTTTCTTTGACTGCGGAGTACAATATTTGGTAACCCTCTTTTGGAAAAACAAGCTAAGAAAATTGCCCAAAAAAAGAGGGATTAAACGAAAACTCATAGCATTAACTCTTGCTCGAAATCATAATCACACAGATCtcctaaattaaattttatttaattatatcataCACTACGCGAAAAAGCATTTGCACAAGAAATCCGAATTCTAAGCAGATGAACCAGAAACACGGCCTAGGGCGCAGAGGAAATTCTGTGAATCGGCGACGACGGCGCCTTGATCGGCCGATATCTTCCGCGTATAGCAGCCGTGACTATCCTCCTCCTCGTAACTCTGCGACGTGGCTCCGGCGCCTGAGAGCACGTCGTCGCCGTGCACGAACATCCACCCGCTGCACTCCTGCTTGATCTCCAATTCGCTCTCGAAATCGCCGatctccttctcctcctcgtACGAAATCTCCAGATCCGTCGACACCAGGTAGTTCTCCGGTCCAGCTCCGGCGATCGACGTCGTTTTCAGCTCCAGCTCGTATTCCGACTCCACGCTGTAGCTCGCAATCGTGCCGGAGGACGGGATCGAGATCTCGATCTGCTTCTCCACCGTCACATCGTGCTCGACCTTCACGATCGAGCCGTTGCTCTTGTAGTTGATCTCGTTGTCGAATTCGAGCTTCGTTGTGACGCTTGTGGTTAGGTTTCCGGCGCTGGAGTACACCCAGCCGGAGAATTctgtttttctctctccttcgGTTTCGAATTTGCCGTTGAGCTCTGCGAAGCTCGATTCGCGCTTGACGCAATTGTTAGGGTTTTTGTACTTGATCGGACCGGCTTGGACTTTCACTGGACCGTCGTCGAGCCAGAGGTGTAGATTCGCGTCGACGAGCCAGAAGGAGATGGCGTCGGCGACGCCGAATCCGAAGTAGTGCTTTTTGTCGTCGAGTAGAATGCCGAGAAACGGAGTGAGCTCGATTTCGTAGGAAGGTAGGTTGAAGGCGCCGATTGCGACGATTGGACTCCAAAAAAAGGGGTTTATGCCGCCGGCGTAGATCACGGGGAAGGGGAGCACCGATCCGACGACGTTTCCGTCGAGCGTCACGAGGACCTCGCGGTAGACGCCGTGGCCGCGCGTGATGTTCAGTCCGTTGCTCTCGATGTAGAAATCCGGTGGATTCGTGTACCACAATTCGTCGTCGCCGTGAGCGGAGACGAAGACCTCGATTACCGCTCTGTAGGTGTTGTTAGGGATTTGAATCCCTTGGTAAACGGCGTCGTTTCCGTTCTGGATTTTAAACCAGTACCCTTCCTCTCCGGCAGCGGAGACCGGAATGATCGAATCGGCAGGGATTTTGTCTAGCTCGAGTGAAGCATTGAGCGCGGCTGACTGCCGGCGGCGGCTGcgttttatgatttttctagGGCTCGAATTGAGCGAGCGGCGGCTGTGGATTGGGGAATTTCGGACGTTGTAGAAGAGGAAAGTGATGTTGACGTTGAATGCGCAGGTGTGGAATTCATCGACGGTGTTCTCTAACATGACGGAGAGGGAGAGGCTTTTCCGGCGGAGGAGGGCGGAGAAGCGGGTGACGTCCTTGGAAAATGACCAGGAGACGCCGTCGGGGGTGGATTGGGGGGTGCTGGTGCGGAGGAGCTCGGCGCCGGCAAGCCAGACGGCGGCGATTCGGTCGGATTGGGTGCCGTTGGCGGCGCCGGAGAATTGGAGGA
This genomic interval carries:
- the LOC125199522 gene encoding peptide-N4-(N-acetyl-beta-glucosaminyl)asparagine amidase A-like yields the protein MHPSLLLLSVLLLILPRSDASRAPFQRYRIPTTRLSASTSLERQIEVTRPLPFDSLTPACTLPLINLTFGNTYNLPPSAANYSAPLNCTWSNAVLQFSGAANGTQSDRIAAVWLAGAELLRTSTPQSTPDGVSWSFSKDVTRFSALLRRKSLSLSVMLENTVDEFHTCAFNVNITFLFYNVRNSPIHSRRSLNSSPRKIIKRSRRRQSAALNASLELDKIPADSIIPVSAAGEEGYWFKIQNGNDAVYQGIQIPNNTYRAVIEVFVSAHGDDELWYTNPPDFYIESNGLNITRGHGVYREVLVTLDGNVVGSVLPFPVIYAGGINPFFWSPIVAIGAFNLPSYEIELTPFLGILLDDKKHYFGFGVADAISFWLVDANLHLWLDDGPVKVQAGPIKYKNPNNCVKRESSFAELNGKFETEGERKTEFSGWVYSSAGNLTTSVTTKLEFDNEINYKSNGSIVKVEHDVTVEKQIEISIPSSGTIASYSVESEYELELKTTSIAGAGPENYLVSTDLEISYEEEKEIGDFESELEIKQECSGWMFVHGDDVLSGAGATSQSYEEEDSHGCYTRKISADQGAVVADSQNFLCALGRVSGSSA
- the LOC125199523 gene encoding eukaryotic translation initiation factor 2 subunit alpha homolog, whose protein sequence is KSKLVHSIMRHVAETMSVDLEDLYIHVGWPLYKKYGHAFEAFKVMVNDPNSVLDTLTREITEVGPDGQEVKKVVPAISEEVKDALVKNIRRRMTPQPLKIRADIEMKCFQFDGVLHIKEAMRKAEAVGNDDCPVKMKLVAAPAYVLTTQTLDKEQGITVLTKAIQACTEEIERQKGKLTVKEPPRAVSEREDKLLAEHMAKLGQQNEDVSGDEDSEEEEDTGMGEIDLENSGMAITE